One genomic segment of Amycolatopsis sp. WQ 127309 includes these proteins:
- a CDS encoding PadR family transcriptional regulator, with translation MLEFAILGLLHEAPMHGYVLRKRLHDTLGTLRTFSYGSLYPTLRRLLRAGYLVEELDEADDRAWSRRGKRVYKLTAEGKERFSELLGDAGPQTWDDEGFGVHLAFFSRTPADVRMRILEGRRRRVEERREGLRAALARTEERIDRYTRELHRLGLETSEREVRWLNELIAHEQHEQAERQGPET, from the coding sequence GTGCTGGAGTTCGCGATCCTGGGTCTTCTGCACGAAGCGCCCATGCACGGGTACGTGCTGCGCAAGCGGCTGCACGACACGCTCGGCACGCTCCGGACGTTCTCGTACGGCTCGCTGTACCCGACCCTGCGGCGGCTGCTGCGGGCCGGGTACCTGGTCGAAGAGCTCGACGAAGCCGACGACCGAGCGTGGTCGAGGCGAGGCAAGCGGGTCTACAAGCTCACCGCGGAGGGCAAGGAGCGCTTCAGTGAGCTGCTCGGCGACGCCGGGCCGCAGACCTGGGACGACGAGGGGTTCGGCGTGCACCTGGCCTTCTTCTCGCGGACCCCGGCCGACGTGCGGATGCGGATCCTCGAAGGCCGGCGGCGGCGCGTCGAAGAGCGCCGCGAAGGTTTGCGCGCCGCGCTGGCCAGGACCGAGGAGAGGATCGATCGCTACACCCGCGAGCTGCACCGGCTGGGCCTGGAGACCAGCGAGCGGGAGGTGCGCTGGCTCAACGAGCTCATCGCGCACGAACAACACGAACAAGCCGAGCGGCAAGGTCCCGAGACCTGA
- a CDS encoding DUF5318 domain-containing protein, with protein MINQRQVVDFALQRRALLAEVRSGRVGSHEACDASPYLLRAAKFHGRAGDQPCPICRQEPLTLVSWVYGDELKHVAGSARTPEELARMAGSFAEFTVYDVEVCRACHWNHLVRSYVLGTGEPADGPRRTAGR; from the coding sequence GTGATTAACCAGCGGCAGGTCGTGGACTTCGCCTTGCAGCGCCGTGCGCTGCTGGCCGAAGTCCGCTCCGGGCGCGTCGGCAGCCACGAGGCCTGCGACGCGAGCCCGTACCTGCTGCGGGCGGCGAAGTTCCACGGCCGGGCCGGTGACCAGCCCTGCCCGATCTGCCGCCAGGAACCGTTGACCCTGGTGTCCTGGGTCTACGGTGACGAACTCAAGCACGTCGCGGGCTCGGCGAGGACCCCCGAAGAGCTGGCCAGGATGGCCGGCTCGTTCGCCGAGTTCACCGTGTACGACGTCGAGGTGTGCCGGGCGTGCCACTGGAACCACCTGGTCCGGTCGTACGTCCTCGGCACGGGGGAGCCGGCCGACGGTCCGCGAAGGACCGCGGGCCGGTGA